From the genome of Hymenobacter cellulosilyticus, one region includes:
- a CDS encoding glycoside hydrolase family 11 protein, whose protein sequence is MLLLGAQQTIAQTITANQIGNQGGYTYEYWKDSGTGSMTLGSGGAFSVTWSNIGNLLARKGLRPGAKNQTVTYAATYSPNGNSYLCVYGWFTSPMVEYYIVDSWGSWRPPGGTSVGTVTSDGGTYDLYRTQRVNQPSIQGTATFYQYWSVRTAKRTSGTITVANHFNAWQSRGWTVGSMYEVSLTVEGYQSSGTANVTSMSMGTSSGTTPPPTGGGGSNNIVVRARGTNGTENLRLTVGGVQVGAWTLGTDLQNYSVATSNTGGINVEYTNDATNRDVQVDYITVNGSTRQAENQSTNTGVYLNGACGGANSEWLNCNGYIGFGTTSSTGGRAALETKTVAAEVPAPRGVVSKAQVFPNPSSTGRFMVQVPAGPAQVTIRSSKGSIVQQFDATGPAAVPVQLDAKPGLYYLQVTSPAESVVTQLAVE, encoded by the coding sequence TTGTTGCTCCTCGGCGCGCAACAAACTATAGCCCAAACAATAACCGCCAACCAGATTGGTAACCAGGGCGGCTACACCTACGAGTACTGGAAGGACAGCGGCACCGGCAGCATGACGCTGGGCTCGGGCGGCGCCTTTAGCGTCACCTGGAGCAATATCGGCAACCTGCTGGCCCGCAAAGGCCTGCGCCCTGGGGCCAAAAACCAGACCGTAACCTACGCCGCTACTTACAGTCCCAACGGCAATTCCTACCTGTGCGTCTACGGGTGGTTTACCAGTCCCATGGTCGAGTACTACATCGTGGATAGCTGGGGCAGCTGGCGGCCGCCGGGAGGCACTTCCGTCGGCACCGTTACTTCCGACGGCGGCACCTACGACTTGTACCGCACCCAGCGCGTCAACCAGCCTTCTATTCAGGGCACGGCCACTTTTTACCAGTACTGGAGCGTGCGCACCGCGAAACGCACGAGCGGCACCATCACGGTGGCCAACCACTTCAACGCCTGGCAGAGCCGGGGCTGGACGGTGGGCAGCATGTACGAAGTTTCGCTTACGGTAGAAGGCTACCAGAGCAGCGGTACGGCCAACGTAACGAGCATGAGCATGGGCACCAGCAGCGGCACCACTCCCCCACCTACCGGCGGCGGAGGTTCCAACAACATCGTGGTGCGGGCCCGGGGCACCAACGGCACCGAAAACCTGCGTCTCACCGTCGGTGGCGTGCAAGTCGGTGCCTGGACGCTGGGCACCGACTTGCAGAACTACTCCGTCGCGACCAGCAACACTGGCGGCATCAACGTGGAGTACACCAACGACGCCACCAACCGGGACGTGCAGGTAGATTACATCACCGTGAATGGCTCGACCCGGCAGGCCGAGAATCAGAGCACCAACACGGGCGTGTACCTCAACGGCGCTTGCGGCGGGGCCAACAGCGAATGGCTGAACTGCAACGGCTACATCGGCTTTGGCACCACGAGCAGTACCGGCGGCCGGGCCGCCCTGGAAACTAAAACTGTGGCAGCTGAAGTACCCGCGCCCCGCGGAGTAGTCAGCAAAGCCCAGGTTTTTCCCAATCCCAGTTCTACCGGCCGCTTCATGGTGCAAGTGCCCGCCGGGCCGGCGCAGGTCACTATCCGCAGCAGCAAGGGCAGCATCGTGCAGCAGTTCGATGCCACCGGGCCCGCCGCTGTTCCCGTGCAGCTCGACGCCAAACCCGGCCTGTACTACCTGCAGGTAACCAGCCCCGCCGAATCCGTAGTGACGCAACTGGCTGTAGAATAA
- a CDS encoding T9SS type A sorting domain-containing protein, translating into MLFTSTPAQGKKRLGSWPLGLPLALALTASASLAQAQLISFPGAEGAGKYTKGGRGTATVPTTVFEVTSLADTNTQGTLRWAISQAAAHRTIVFRVCGTIHLNSALSFNKANTTVAGQTAPGEGICLADYPVTIGADNVIVRFVRFRLGDRFQNKGMVDGAGADDAFGGTGRKNIIIDHCTMSWSTDEALSVYRGDSTTLQWNLMSEPLDYSYHFEAGDTDFERHGYGGIWGGRHASFHHNLFAHCRGRNPRFEGSRNLPPYTAGQENADFRNNVIYNWASYSTNGGEGGNYNVVNNYYRYGPSTSTGNSSGVPVRSMIMNPSKQTSAPVLPYPKVYMAGNYVDGYPAVTNRNWLGVVMAGGARTDTAQSKVTTPFDILPMPTQSAIDAYNAVLQNVGAVLPARDTLDQRIIRNVQERKGRLIDVQGGYIHGTPYSVSQGAWPTLTCGPAPADTDHDGMTDAFELANGLNPNNAADRSLRGANGYTMLENYLNGIAAVVMNTTSEEKSTKVSLGVYPNPASEQLTVTHPVAGKGATVTVFSVEGRQVAQLSAAPGTTNTAVEAGKLAGGIYLVRYQDAKTQLTTKFVKQ; encoded by the coding sequence ATGCTTTTTACTTCTACTCCTGCTCAGGGTAAGAAACGCCTCGGTTCCTGGCCGCTCGGCTTGCCGCTAGCTTTGGCACTTACGGCCTCGGCCTCCCTGGCCCAGGCCCAGCTGATTTCTTTTCCCGGCGCCGAGGGAGCAGGCAAATACACCAAAGGCGGACGGGGCACGGCCACGGTGCCGACCACCGTGTTTGAGGTAACTTCCCTGGCCGATACCAACACGCAGGGTACGCTGCGCTGGGCCATCAGTCAGGCCGCGGCCCACCGCACCATCGTGTTTCGGGTGTGCGGCACTATTCACCTCAATTCGGCGCTGAGCTTCAATAAGGCCAACACCACCGTGGCGGGCCAAACCGCGCCCGGTGAGGGCATCTGCCTGGCCGACTACCCCGTGACCATTGGGGCCGACAACGTCATCGTGCGCTTTGTGCGCTTCCGCCTCGGCGACCGGTTCCAAAACAAGGGCATGGTGGATGGTGCCGGCGCCGACGATGCTTTTGGCGGTACGGGCCGCAAAAACATCATCATCGACCACTGCACCATGAGTTGGAGCACTGATGAGGCCCTGAGCGTGTACCGCGGCGACAGCACCACGCTGCAGTGGAACCTGATGAGCGAGCCGCTCGACTACTCCTACCACTTCGAAGCCGGGGACACCGACTTCGAGCGCCACGGCTACGGCGGTATCTGGGGCGGGCGCCACGCCTCTTTTCACCACAACCTGTTTGCCCACTGCCGGGGCCGCAACCCGCGCTTCGAGGGCAGCCGCAACCTGCCGCCCTACACCGCGGGCCAGGAAAACGCCGACTTCCGCAACAACGTCATCTACAACTGGGCTTCTTACAGCACCAACGGCGGCGAGGGCGGCAACTACAACGTCGTCAACAACTACTACAGGTACGGGCCCAGCACTTCGACCGGCAACTCGTCGGGCGTGCCCGTGCGGTCCATGATTATGAACCCGAGCAAGCAAACCAGCGCGCCGGTACTCCCCTACCCCAAGGTATACATGGCCGGCAATTACGTAGATGGCTACCCGGCCGTCACGAACCGCAACTGGCTGGGTGTGGTAATGGCCGGCGGGGCCCGCACCGATACGGCCCAGTCCAAAGTAACGACGCCCTTCGACATTCTGCCCATGCCAACCCAGAGCGCCATTGATGCCTACAATGCGGTGCTGCAGAACGTAGGCGCCGTGCTGCCCGCCCGCGACACGCTCGACCAGCGCATCATCCGCAACGTGCAGGAGCGCAAGGGCCGCCTCATCGACGTGCAGGGCGGCTACATTCACGGCACACCTTACAGCGTGTCGCAAGGCGCCTGGCCCACGCTGACCTGCGGCCCCGCCCCCGCCGACACCGACCACGACGGCATGACCGACGCCTTTGAGCTGGCCAACGGCCTGAACCCAAACAATGCCGCCGACCGCAGCCTGCGTGGGGCCAACGGCTACACCATGCTGGAAAATTACCTCAATGGCATTGCCGCCGTGGTAATGAACACGACAAGCGAGGAGAAAAGCACGAAAGTAAGCCTGGGCGTGTATCCTAACCCCGCCTCCGAGCAGCTGACCGTAACCCACCCCGTAGCGGGCAAAGGTGCCACTGTTACCGTGTTCAGCGTGGAAGGTCGGCAAGTGGCCCAGCTTTCTGCCGCGCCCGGCACCACCAATACGGCTGTGGAAGCCGGTAAGCTGGCGGGCGGCATCTACCTGGTGCGCTACCAGGATGCCAAAACACAGCTCACGACCAAGTTTGTAAAGCAGTAA